From Loxodonta africana isolate mLoxAfr1 chromosome 2, mLoxAfr1.hap2, whole genome shotgun sequence, the proteins below share one genomic window:
- the OTULINL gene encoding inactive ubiquitin thioesterase OTULINL isoform X1 yields the protein MVAPRSPARARERERPRASAAADDKVPFWTVVTSQALDSAWRMVKGSMMLTASFLLAALCYFQSLCLYVGHQLKWWIGYLQRKFKKNLSVEAEVDLLSYCAREWKGETPCVNLMKKAYEELFWRHHIKCVRQVKRDNYGALRSVLFQIFSQGLSFPSWMKEKDIVKLPEKLLFSQGCNWIQQYSFGPEKYTGSNVFGKLRKCVELLKTQWTEFSGMKDYHKRGSMCNVLFSDAILEYRLYEALKFIMLYQVTEVYEQMKAKKVIPSLFSLLFSRETSSDPLSFMMNHLNSVGDTCGLERIDMFILGYSLEVKIKVFRLFKFNSKDFEVCYPEQPFREWPEITLLTENDHHYLIPVF from the exons cagatgACAAAGTTCCCTTCTGGACAGTTGTCACAAGCCAAGCCTTGGACAGCGCATGGAGGATGGTGAAGGGGTCCATGATGCTGACAGCCTCGTTCCTGCTGGCTGCCCTCTGCTACTTCCAAAGCCTGTGTTTGTACGTGGGGCATCAGCTGAAATG GTGGATTGGATATCTGCAGAGAAAGTtcaaaa AGAACCTCAGCGTGGAGGCGGAAGTTGATTTGCTCAGTTATTGTGCAAGAGAGTGGAAAGGAGAGACGCCCTGTGTCAACCTGATGAAGAAG GCTTATGAGGAGCTGTTCTGGCGGCATCATATTAAATGCGTTCGACAAGTAAAACGAGACAACTATGGTGCGCTAAGATCGGTGTTATTTCAGATATTCAGCCAGGGCCTCTCTTTTCCATCCTGGATGAAAGAAAAAGACATTGTTAAG CTTCCTGAAAAACTGCTCTTTTCACAAGGTTGTAATTGGATCCAGCAATACAGTTTTGGTCCAGAGAAGTATACAGGTTCAAACGTGTTTGGAAAATTACGTAAATGTGTGGAATTACTGAAAACTCAG TGGACTGAATTTAGCGGGATGAAGGATTATCATAAGAGAGGAAGCATGTGCAATGTGCTTTTCTCTGATGCGATTCTGGAATACAGACTTTACGAAGCTTTAAAATTCATCATGTTATATCAAGTCACTGAAGTTTATGAACAAATGAAGGCTAAAAAAGTTATCCCCAGCCTTTTTAGCCTGCTGTTTTCCAGGGAAACCTCCTCTGATCCGTTGAGCTTCATGATGAATCACCTGAATTCTGTGGGCGACACGTGTGGTTTGGAGCGG ATTGATATGTTTATCCTTGGATACTCCCTTGAAGTCAAGATAAAAGTGTTCAGACTGTTCAAGTTTAACTCCAAGGACTTTGAAGTCTGCTACCCAGAGCAGCCTTTCCGGGAGTGGCCGGAGATCACCCTGCTGACAGAGAATGACCACCACTATCTCATCCCCGTCTTCTAA
- the OTULINL gene encoding inactive ubiquitin thioesterase OTULINL isoform X3 has protein sequence MVAPRSPARARERERPRASAAADDKVPFWTVVTSQALDSAWRMVKGSMMLTASFLLAALCYFQSLCLYVGHQLKWWIGYLQRKFKKNLSVEAEVDLLSYCAREWKGETPCVNLMKKLPEKLLFSQGCNWIQQYSFGPEKYTGSNVFGKLRKCVELLKTQWTEFSGMKDYHKRGSMCNVLFSDAILEYRLYEALKFIMLYQVTEVYEQMKAKKVIPSLFSLLFSRETSSDPLSFMMNHLNSVGDTCGLERIDMFILGYSLEVKIKVFRLFKFNSKDFEVCYPEQPFREWPEITLLTENDHHYLIPVF, from the exons cagatgACAAAGTTCCCTTCTGGACAGTTGTCACAAGCCAAGCCTTGGACAGCGCATGGAGGATGGTGAAGGGGTCCATGATGCTGACAGCCTCGTTCCTGCTGGCTGCCCTCTGCTACTTCCAAAGCCTGTGTTTGTACGTGGGGCATCAGCTGAAATG GTGGATTGGATATCTGCAGAGAAAGTtcaaaa AGAACCTCAGCGTGGAGGCGGAAGTTGATTTGCTCAGTTATTGTGCAAGAGAGTGGAAAGGAGAGACGCCCTGTGTCAACCTGATGAAGAAG CTTCCTGAAAAACTGCTCTTTTCACAAGGTTGTAATTGGATCCAGCAATACAGTTTTGGTCCAGAGAAGTATACAGGTTCAAACGTGTTTGGAAAATTACGTAAATGTGTGGAATTACTGAAAACTCAG TGGACTGAATTTAGCGGGATGAAGGATTATCATAAGAGAGGAAGCATGTGCAATGTGCTTTTCTCTGATGCGATTCTGGAATACAGACTTTACGAAGCTTTAAAATTCATCATGTTATATCAAGTCACTGAAGTTTATGAACAAATGAAGGCTAAAAAAGTTATCCCCAGCCTTTTTAGCCTGCTGTTTTCCAGGGAAACCTCCTCTGATCCGTTGAGCTTCATGATGAATCACCTGAATTCTGTGGGCGACACGTGTGGTTTGGAGCGG ATTGATATGTTTATCCTTGGATACTCCCTTGAAGTCAAGATAAAAGTGTTCAGACTGTTCAAGTTTAACTCCAAGGACTTTGAAGTCTGCTACCCAGAGCAGCCTTTCCGGGAGTGGCCGGAGATCACCCTGCTGACAGAGAATGACCACCACTATCTCATCCCCGTCTTCTAA
- the OTULINL gene encoding inactive ubiquitin thioesterase OTULINL isoform X2, with translation MVAPRSPARARERERPRASAADDKVPFWTVVTSQALDSAWRMVKGSMMLTASFLLAALCYFQSLCLYVGHQLKWWIGYLQRKFKKNLSVEAEVDLLSYCAREWKGETPCVNLMKKAYEELFWRHHIKCVRQVKRDNYGALRSVLFQIFSQGLSFPSWMKEKDIVKLPEKLLFSQGCNWIQQYSFGPEKYTGSNVFGKLRKCVELLKTQWTEFSGMKDYHKRGSMCNVLFSDAILEYRLYEALKFIMLYQVTEVYEQMKAKKVIPSLFSLLFSRETSSDPLSFMMNHLNSVGDTCGLERIDMFILGYSLEVKIKVFRLFKFNSKDFEVCYPEQPFREWPEITLLTENDHHYLIPVF, from the exons atgACAAAGTTCCCTTCTGGACAGTTGTCACAAGCCAAGCCTTGGACAGCGCATGGAGGATGGTGAAGGGGTCCATGATGCTGACAGCCTCGTTCCTGCTGGCTGCCCTCTGCTACTTCCAAAGCCTGTGTTTGTACGTGGGGCATCAGCTGAAATG GTGGATTGGATATCTGCAGAGAAAGTtcaaaa AGAACCTCAGCGTGGAGGCGGAAGTTGATTTGCTCAGTTATTGTGCAAGAGAGTGGAAAGGAGAGACGCCCTGTGTCAACCTGATGAAGAAG GCTTATGAGGAGCTGTTCTGGCGGCATCATATTAAATGCGTTCGACAAGTAAAACGAGACAACTATGGTGCGCTAAGATCGGTGTTATTTCAGATATTCAGCCAGGGCCTCTCTTTTCCATCCTGGATGAAAGAAAAAGACATTGTTAAG CTTCCTGAAAAACTGCTCTTTTCACAAGGTTGTAATTGGATCCAGCAATACAGTTTTGGTCCAGAGAAGTATACAGGTTCAAACGTGTTTGGAAAATTACGTAAATGTGTGGAATTACTGAAAACTCAG TGGACTGAATTTAGCGGGATGAAGGATTATCATAAGAGAGGAAGCATGTGCAATGTGCTTTTCTCTGATGCGATTCTGGAATACAGACTTTACGAAGCTTTAAAATTCATCATGTTATATCAAGTCACTGAAGTTTATGAACAAATGAAGGCTAAAAAAGTTATCCCCAGCCTTTTTAGCCTGCTGTTTTCCAGGGAAACCTCCTCTGATCCGTTGAGCTTCATGATGAATCACCTGAATTCTGTGGGCGACACGTGTGGTTTGGAGCGG ATTGATATGTTTATCCTTGGATACTCCCTTGAAGTCAAGATAAAAGTGTTCAGACTGTTCAAGTTTAACTCCAAGGACTTTGAAGTCTGCTACCCAGAGCAGCCTTTCCGGGAGTGGCCGGAGATCACCCTGCTGACAGAGAATGACCACCACTATCTCATCCCCGTCTTCTAA